From a region of the Homalodisca vitripennis isolate AUS2020 unplaced genomic scaffold, UT_GWSS_2.1 ScUCBcl_6312;HRSCAF=13469, whole genome shotgun sequence genome:
- the LOC124373751 gene encoding dmX-like protein 1, producing MDRKATRDVAKKDRRKNASAPDLLSSMKQDDDRLRNVRCSNFVAGPRHWSAAPARRLWSYLVRQEPVQELFIRCVFGKRRSAPSITELVESVSGERDRPDAAGHNLPEPVRIIHKEQDSITAFCLNNVSTGLLALATPREVQEMDISLLLEMPSWLEDECELDLMSLNKEPELLPTSGFLVNSDTHPTNQWFRTPPTTLVGPPALRGAWRGRRDVGPARCFELGTNIKPIINSVFTDTIFNETATDGTKCVHACPTVCSGSVWHCLAGDSGGAASPLTTGATLCVGQVKTEAANGAGGGASKGGGKALPVLKHRVDNIRRVSAHPLLPLYLTGSQDGSVQMWEWGHAAAVTVARPSGTFAKVTRVRFSQHGNKFGVSQTVMETFHSSSPRSGPVRRAPAPS from the exons ATGGATCGTAAAGCTACTCGTGATGTAGCAAAGAAGGACCGACGAAAAAATGCAAGTGCACCTGATTTACTAAGCAGCATGAAACAAGATGATGATCGTCTACGCAATGTGAGGTGTAGCAACT TTGTAGCCGGCCCCAGGCATTGGTCCGCTGCACCGGCACGCAGACTCTGGAGCTACCTGGTGCGCCAGGAGCCGGTGCAAGAGCTGTTCATCCGCTGCGTGTTCGGCAAACGACGCAGTGCGCCCAGTATCACAGAGCTGGTGGAGAGCGTGAGCGGAGAACGTGACAGGCCCGACGCCGCAGGCCACAACCTGCCTGAACCTGTCCGAATCATCCATAAGGAACAGGACTCCATCACTGCTTTCTGCCTCAACAAT GTGAGTACGGGTCTGCTCGCCTTGGCCACGCCACGAGAGGTGCAAGAGATGGACATATCGCTGTTGCTTGAGATGCCGTCTTGGCTGGAAGATGAGTGTGAACTGGACCTCATGAGTCTCAACAA GGAACCGGAACTTCTGCCTACTAGCGGATTTCTGGTAAATTCAGACACCCACCCGACAAACCAGTGGTTCAGAACCCCGCCAACAACCCTGGTGGGGCCACCAGCCCTCAGGGGGGCTTGGCGGGGCAGACGGGACGTGGGGCCTGCTCGGTG TTTCGAATTAGGAACaaacattaaaccaataataAACTCAGTGTTTACCGACACCATTTTTAACGAAACTGCCACCGACGGGACTAAATGTGTGCACGCGTGCCCGACGGTATGTTCTGGTTCTGTGTGGCACTGTCTCGCTGGCGACAGCGGCGGAGCAGCCTCGCCTCTCACGACTGGTGCCACTCTGTGTGTTGGACAGGTGAAGACGGAGGCGGCGAATGGCGCGGGTGGAGGTGCAAGCAAGGGCGGGGGGAAAGCTCTGCCG GTGCTGAAACACAGAGTAGACAATATCAGGAGAGTCAGTGCTCACCCACTCCTTCCTCTGT ATCTGACCGGCTCGCAAGACGGTTCGGTGCAGATGTGGGAGTGGGGGCACGCAGCAGCAGTGACAGTGGCGCGCCCCAGTGGCACATTCGCCAAGGTCACTCGTGTGCGCTTCAGCCAGCACGGCAACAAGTTCGGTGTGTCGCAGACGGTGATGGAAACCTTTCACTCTTCCAGTCCCAGGTCGGGACCAGTGCGCAGGGCTCCCGCCCCTTCTTT